Proteins encoded together in one Psychrobacter sp. 28M-43 window:
- the lepB gene encoding signal peptidase I, with amino-acid sequence MDFDFNLILVPLTIVLGIVWLLDKLALKQRKTRGRGQEGLLVRWAYDFFPVLAVVLIVRSFLIEPFNIPSSSMVPTLYTGDFIAVNKYAYGVRLPLTYNKVLDTGEPEHGDVAVFRYPENPSIYYIKRVIGLPGDTVSYSQGTLSINDVPIETKSVDFAANAELTSQLYLPGQIGPGQVLTEESASAMGQQEEDTAQYFEEVQGDNKHLVRYLDGMNSSQYAPFLQQQSPEVVESEGTEWRINVPEDQYFVMGDNRDRSADGRFWGFVPDENLAGKAVYIWMHKPPGLNLPTFERNGTIN; translated from the coding sequence ATGGATTTTGATTTTAATTTAATTTTAGTGCCGTTAACTATAGTCCTAGGAATTGTTTGGCTGTTAGATAAGCTAGCGCTCAAACAGCGCAAAACTCGTGGTCGAGGTCAAGAAGGCTTACTAGTTCGCTGGGCTTATGACTTTTTCCCTGTGTTAGCAGTGGTATTGATAGTACGCTCATTTTTAATTGAGCCATTTAATATTCCATCATCGTCTATGGTACCGACGCTATATACAGGTGATTTTATTGCTGTCAATAAGTATGCATATGGCGTGCGCTTGCCGTTAACCTATAATAAGGTGCTAGATACTGGTGAACCTGAGCATGGTGATGTGGCGGTGTTTCGCTACCCTGAAAACCCGAGCATTTATTATATTAAGCGCGTTATCGGTTTGCCTGGTGATACCGTAAGTTATAGTCAAGGCACGCTGTCTATCAATGACGTACCTATTGAGACTAAGTCTGTAGATTTCGCGGCAAATGCTGAATTGACTTCACAGCTATATTTACCCGGGCAAATTGGTCCAGGGCAAGTGTTGACTGAAGAGAGTGCTTCTGCAATGGGTCAACAAGAAGAAGACACAGCACAATATTTTGAAGAAGTACAAGGTGACAATAAGCACCTCGTGCGCTATTTAGACGGCATGAACAGTTCACAATACGCGCCATTTTTGCAGCAACAATCACCAGAGGTGGTTGAGTCAGAGGGTACTGAGTGGCGCATTAACGTGCCAGAAGATCAGTATTTTGTGATGGGTGATAATCGCGATCGCAGTGCAGATGGTAGATTTTGGGGATTCGTTCCGGATGAAAACCTAGCAGGTAAGGCTGTTTATATTTGGATGCATAAACCACCTGGTCTTAACCTACCGACCTTTGAGCGTAATGGTACTATTAATTAA
- the recO gene encoding DNA repair protein RecO, which translates to MRNEALVGYLLHQRPYQEKRALYYLFSQQHGVIHGVGKKGAPLFMPLQLFATGKRDLKTFSQINIASQDNTQADSVQKDSVQKDSTPAVLEAVPYANISGQHQYAALYINEILWRLLPTEDPMPVLWQHYQISLQQLKQPLNNSELRLCLRQFEQYLFTELGFTLTLTHDNVEDPIEYDCTYRFLPDVGLLPVLVHNEESEHLASESGQTVFKGADIIEMARLGITEQTLSHWSKLHRHLIDHLLDYQPLQSRLLWQQQQRYQ; encoded by the coding sequence ATGCGTAATGAAGCGCTCGTCGGGTATTTATTGCATCAGCGTCCTTATCAGGAAAAACGCGCTTTGTATTATCTTTTTTCTCAACAACACGGTGTGATACATGGTGTTGGGAAAAAAGGCGCGCCACTATTTATGCCGTTACAGCTTTTTGCTACTGGTAAACGTGATCTAAAAACCTTTAGTCAAATTAATATTGCTTCGCAAGATAATACTCAAGCTGACAGTGTTCAAAAAGACAGTGTTCAAAAAGATAGTACACCTGCTGTCTTAGAGGCCGTACCTTACGCCAATATCAGCGGTCAACATCAATATGCCGCACTATATATAAACGAAATTCTGTGGCGGCTGTTACCTACTGAAGACCCAATGCCAGTATTGTGGCAGCATTATCAAATCAGTCTACAACAACTCAAACAACCTCTAAATAATAGCGAGCTTCGCCTCTGTCTACGTCAGTTTGAGCAGTATCTATTTACTGAATTAGGATTCACTTTAACGTTAACGCATGACAACGTTGAAGATCCCATCGAGTATGATTGTACTTACCGCTTTTTACCGGATGTCGGTTTGCTCCCTGTATTAGTACATAATGAAGAGTCTGAGCATTTAGCCAGTGAGTCTGGACAGACTGTTTTTAAGGGTGCGGATATCATAGAAATGGCACGTTTAGGTATTACTGAGCAAACGCTGAGCCATTGGTCAAAACTACATCGACATCTTATTGATCATTTGCTTGATTATCAGCCACTACAAAGCCGTCTGTTATGGCAGCAGCAGCAACGTTATCAATAA
- a CDS encoding pyridoxine 5'-phosphate synthase, giving the protein MSISVSTSSENNSKKPLLGVNIDHVATLRQARGVSYPSPLAAALLCEKAGADGITIHLREDRRHIQDADVYEMAGQLSTRMNLEMAATDEMLAIACEVKPFWVCLVPEKRAELTTEGGLDVAGQVTSLKEYVHKLQDSNIKVSLFIDPDDKQIAAAIECGADAIELHTGAYAEAGLANDTDAQLAELKRIEHAVATAQSLDDKLLINAGHGLTCDNVNAIAKIDGIYELNIGHALIADAVFVGLESAVIMMKEAMHK; this is encoded by the coding sequence ATGAGTATCTCTGTATCTACCTCATCTGAAAACAATTCAAAAAAACCTTTGTTAGGCGTGAATATTGATCACGTGGCAACATTGCGTCAAGCGCGCGGTGTAAGTTATCCAAGTCCTTTGGCTGCTGCATTACTGTGCGAAAAGGCAGGGGCAGACGGTATCACTATACATCTACGTGAAGATCGTCGTCATATACAAGATGCGGATGTTTATGAAATGGCAGGCCAGTTGTCGACGAGAATGAACCTAGAGATGGCAGCAACGGATGAGATGCTTGCAATTGCCTGCGAAGTTAAACCTTTTTGGGTATGTCTAGTACCTGAAAAGCGTGCAGAGTTAACGACAGAAGGTGGTCTTGATGTTGCAGGGCAAGTCACGTCTCTAAAAGAGTATGTTCATAAGCTACAAGACTCTAATATTAAGGTTTCCTTATTCATTGATCCTGATGACAAGCAGATTGCAGCCGCGATAGAGTGTGGTGCAGACGCGATAGAATTGCATACTGGTGCTTATGCCGAAGCAGGCTTAGCAAATGATACTGACGCACAGTTGGCTGAACTTAAAAGAATTGAACATGCAGTAGCTACAGCACAGAGCCTAGACGATAAATTGCTTATCAACGCAGGTCATGGTTTAACGTGTGACAATGTTAATGCCATTGCAAAGATTGATGGTATATATGAGTTAAATATTGGTCATGCACTTATTGCAGATGCCGTATTTGTAGGATTAGAGAGTGCAGTGATAATGATGAAAGAGGCCATGCATAAATAG
- a CDS encoding DUF4845 domain-containing protein translates to MQQLSGLAMQRGASVTNVVLIIMLLGIATKLTVAIVPAQIGDYQLTKVLSAQLKEANNNNETAKQFVERVNKQLSINADYDTKAEEVFIFTDKKTGQLAIHKEYAITNNFFSNVDIINRFEGDVEMATAE, encoded by the coding sequence ATGCAGCAATTATCTGGTTTGGCTATGCAGCGCGGCGCCAGTGTGACGAATGTTGTTCTCATTATTATGCTTTTAGGTATCGCGACTAAGTTGACAGTAGCCATCGTACCGGCTCAGATTGGTGACTATCAACTGACTAAGGTATTAAGTGCACAGCTAAAAGAAGCGAATAATAATAACGAAACAGCCAAGCAGTTCGTTGAACGTGTCAACAAACAGTTATCAATTAACGCAGATTACGATACTAAAGCGGAAGAGGTATTTATCTTTACTGATAAAAAAACAGGTCAATTGGCTATTCATAAAGAATATGCAATAACTAACAACTTTTTTAGCAATGTTGATATTATTAACCGTTTCGAGGGTGACGTCGAAATGGCAACAGCAGAGTAA
- the era gene encoding GTPase Era, translating into MAIEEFFAPSGNARMADDFRAGYVAIVGRPNVGKSTLMNHLLGQKLSITSRKPQTTRHRIHGILSNHEMQAVFVDTPGIHRNEVRAINERMNKAAVSALVDVDLVLFVVDSDQWRDDDLLTLQKLGETNLTVVLVINKSDTLKDKGSVLPLIETFNDSFDFADIVPVSALKNQNLDRLQEVIASHLPVAAPIYDTEQITDRSERFLASEIIREKIMRSAGDEVPYDLTVQIDEFKDEPAHTDPKTGRPRKACTFIDATIYVERGGQKAIVIGDKGQRIKQVGMDARKDMEQLFGKKIMLTLWVKVKRGWSDDERALTSLGY; encoded by the coding sequence ATGGCTATTGAAGAATTTTTTGCACCGAGTGGCAATGCTCGTATGGCTGATGATTTTAGAGCAGGTTATGTGGCCATTGTTGGACGTCCAAATGTTGGTAAATCAACTTTGATGAACCACTTGTTGGGTCAAAAGCTGTCTATCACTTCACGTAAACCGCAAACTACCCGTCATCGTATTCATGGCATTTTGTCAAATCATGAAATGCAAGCGGTGTTTGTTGATACACCAGGTATTCACCGTAACGAAGTACGTGCTATCAATGAACGTATGAATAAAGCGGCGGTATCGGCGTTAGTAGATGTAGATTTAGTACTGTTTGTTGTTGATTCAGATCAATGGCGTGACGATGATTTATTGACCTTACAAAAGCTTGGAGAGACCAATTTAACGGTCGTCTTGGTTATCAATAAGTCAGATACTCTAAAAGATAAAGGCAGCGTGCTACCACTTATCGAAACTTTCAACGATAGTTTCGATTTTGCTGATATCGTTCCTGTATCTGCACTAAAAAATCAAAACTTAGATCGTTTGCAAGAAGTGATTGCCTCACATTTACCAGTCGCTGCGCCTATTTACGATACAGAACAAATCACAGATCGTTCTGAGCGATTTTTGGCAAGTGAAATCATTCGCGAAAAAATCATGCGTAGTGCGGGTGATGAAGTGCCATATGATTTAACCGTACAGATTGATGAGTTTAAAGACGAACCTGCACATACTGATCCAAAAACAGGGCGTCCACGCAAAGCTTGTACTTTCATCGATGCGACTATCTATGTTGAACGCGGTGGTCAAAAAGCCATCGTTATCGGTGACAAAGGTCAGCGTATCAAACAAGTTGGTATGGATGCTCGTAAAGATATGGAGCAGTTGTTCGGTAAAAAAATTATGTTAACTTTGTGGGTTAAAGTGAAACGTGGCTGGTCTGATGATGAGCGTGCGTTGACCAGTTTGGGCTATTGA
- the rnc gene encoding ribonuclease III gives MKPTLHHSQAASTSQKNSTSVDTLVVSSEFIQRLAVLTRKLGYEFNDLSLPKLALTHRSFDSKKNYERLEFLGDALLGMIVGEALYHRYPSQNEGRLTRMRATLVRQESLVIIAQNLELSNHLILGVGERKGGGRNRASILADAVESLIGAIYLDSQDMDITRKCVLSWYGDLIDNVNDQKALKDAKSRLQEWLQSKQFDLPNYELMETRGNAPHQIFVVRCHVNINNCPDITESGESRRIAEQKAAELMINQLHKLPGSAKKRI, from the coding sequence ATGAAACCAACTTTGCACCATTCCCAAGCGGCTTCTACTTCCCAAAAAAATAGTACGTCTGTTGACACGCTTGTTGTTAGCTCTGAATTCATTCAGCGGTTAGCAGTATTAACGCGTAAGTTAGGCTACGAGTTTAATGACTTGAGCCTACCTAAACTTGCGTTAACGCATCGCTCATTTGATAGCAAAAAAAACTATGAGCGCCTAGAGTTTTTAGGTGATGCACTGTTAGGGATGATTGTGGGTGAAGCTTTATATCATCGTTATCCTAGTCAAAATGAAGGGCGCTTAACGCGTATGCGTGCAACACTGGTGCGTCAAGAATCGTTGGTAATTATCGCTCAAAACTTAGAGCTGTCTAACCATCTTATATTAGGAGTAGGTGAGCGCAAAGGTGGCGGTCGCAATCGTGCTTCTATACTGGCCGATGCTGTAGAGTCTCTGATTGGTGCTATCTATTTAGATAGTCAGGATATGGATATTACTCGTAAGTGTGTTCTCTCTTGGTATGGTGATTTGATTGATAATGTCAATGACCAAAAAGCGCTAAAGGACGCCAAGAGTCGGTTACAAGAGTGGCTACAATCTAAACAGTTTGACTTGCCTAATTACGAGCTCATGGAAACGCGTGGTAATGCACCGCATCAAATTTTCGTTGTACGTTGCCATGTTAATATCAATAACTGCCCTGATATTACTGAATCTGGTGAGAGCCGCCGTATTGCTGAACAGAAAGCAGCAGAGCTTATGATTAACCAATTGCATAAATTGCCAGGTTCTGCCAAAAAACGTATATAG
- a CDS encoding OmpA family protein, producing MKLNKIALALFAVTAAPLAANAGVTISPLLLGYHYSEGADDDQAELLQSNQDDNSFYKEDGLYTGAALGIELTPSTQFQVEYGVSNTDAIGQDGSDSFDAEQEMISGNFLIGTEEFTGYTDNALKPYVLVGAGRSKLDIENRAGDRVANSTDTIGNLGLGAMYRINDALSLRGEARAIHNFDNNWWEGMALAGLEVVLGGHLAPTVAVPPMQEPVVDNTPVVVVEADLDSDGDGVPDSIDACPGTPMNVVVDERGCPVPVDITDELKMELRVFFDNDKSAIKNQYKPEIAKVAEKMREYPNSTARVEGHASKTGPSARYNQRLSEARAVAVKSMLTNEFGIAPNRLSTVGYGYDNPIASNDTEEGRAMNRRVYAIITGDKTMTVEQTKDMVVQ from the coding sequence ATGAAATTGAATAAAATCGCTCTAGCTCTGTTCGCTGTAACAGCGGCTCCTTTAGCAGCTAACGCTGGTGTTACTATCAGCCCATTATTACTAGGTTATCATTACAGTGAAGGTGCTGATGATGATCAAGCTGAATTATTACAAAGCAATCAGGATGATAATAGCTTTTATAAAGAAGATGGTTTATATACTGGCGCTGCGCTAGGTATCGAGCTTACTCCTTCTACTCAGTTTCAAGTAGAATATGGTGTTTCAAATACTGATGCTATTGGCCAAGATGGTTCTGATTCTTTTGATGCAGAGCAAGAAATGATTTCTGGTAACTTCTTGATTGGTACTGAAGAATTTACTGGTTACACTGATAATGCATTGAAGCCTTATGTATTAGTTGGTGCGGGCCGTTCAAAGCTTGACATTGAAAATCGTGCTGGTGACAGAGTTGCAAACTCTACAGATACTATCGGTAACCTAGGTCTAGGTGCTATGTATCGCATTAATGACGCGCTAAGCCTACGTGGTGAAGCTCGTGCGATTCATAACTTTGACAACAACTGGTGGGAAGGCATGGCTTTGGCCGGTCTAGAAGTAGTACTAGGTGGCCATCTAGCACCTACAGTAGCAGTACCACCTATGCAAGAGCCAGTAGTTGATAACACTCCAGTAGTTGTTGTTGAAGCTGATCTTGATTCTGACGGTGATGGTGTACCTGATAGCATCGATGCATGCCCAGGCACTCCAATGAACGTAGTAGTTGATGAGCGCGGTTGCCCAGTACCAGTAGACATTACTGACGAACTGAAAATGGAACTACGTGTATTCTTTGATAACGACAAGTCAGCTATCAAAAACCAGTACAAGCCAGAAATCGCTAAAGTAGCAGAGAAGATGCGTGAGTATCCTAACTCTACCGCTCGTGTAGAAGGTCATGCTTCTAAGACTGGTCCTTCAGCACGTTATAACCAACGTCTATCTGAAGCTCGTGCCGTTGCTGTTAAATCTATGCTAACTAACGAATTCGGTATTGCTCCAAACCGTCTATCAACTGTAGGCTATGGTTATGACAACCCAATCGCTTCAAACGACACTGAAGAAGGTCGTGCTATGAACCGTCGTGTTTATGCCATCATCACTGGTGACAAAACAATGACTGTTGAACAAACTAAAGATATGGTTGTTCAGTAA
- the mscL gene encoding large conductance mechanosensitive channel protein MscL → MSMVSEFKEFAVKGNVMDLAVGVIIGGAFATITKSLVDDIIMPIVAFIFGGEINFENMFLVLGDAPDGIAMTYDALKEAGVPVLAYGSFITVLINFLILAFIIFMMVRGVNKMRRAEEVEEVIEEAVEEPTEEVKLLREISAKLSNTSITK, encoded by the coding sequence ATGAGTATGGTTTCAGAGTTTAAAGAGTTCGCTGTCAAAGGTAACGTGATGGATTTGGCAGTCGGTGTCATCATCGGCGGGGCTTTTGCCACCATCACAAAATCTTTGGTAGATGATATTATTATGCCGATTGTCGCTTTTATTTTTGGTGGCGAGATTAATTTTGAGAATATGTTCTTAGTTTTAGGCGATGCACCTGATGGTATTGCTATGACTTATGATGCGCTTAAAGAAGCAGGTGTACCTGTATTGGCTTACGGTAGTTTTATTACCGTACTTATTAACTTTCTAATCTTAGCTTTCATCATCTTTATGATGGTTAGAGGTGTTAATAAAATGCGCCGTGCTGAAGAAGTAGAGGAAGTTATAGAAGAAGCAGTAGAAGAGCCAACAGAGGAAGTGAAGTTGCTGCGTGAAATCAGTGCAAAATTAAGTAATACTAGTATTACGAAATAA
- a CDS encoding GspH/FimT family pseudopilin, whose translation MNLFNEVLASYRRIFIFTFCLPICRKSRYGIDNFLAIASRLFNKLLKLVSYRKSSLQNNNILSAKQSNGFTLVELTLTTMVLGIIAAIAAPSILTHLARMEAQRVKHQLENTLSLAKAESYISRQDVLVCLSNDAQQCHRNSDKTLLLFVDKNNNKHFDPQVDTLLTQQSLDLKYSTVKLRVGGRRHYTKFWGDSGRPRGHFGHIKYCPTSSYNKSMYQISFNQSGIVKHKLNVDHPTKCNG comes from the coding sequence ATGAACTTATTTAATGAGGTACTGGCCAGTTATAGAAGAATATTCATTTTTACCTTTTGTTTGCCTATTTGCAGAAAAAGCAGGTATGGGATTGATAATTTCTTAGCTATTGCATCTAGGTTATTCAATAAACTATTGAAGTTAGTCAGTTATAGGAAATCATCCCTTCAGAACAATAATATTCTCAGTGCTAAGCAGTCAAACGGCTTTACTCTCGTTGAGCTAACTTTGACGACAATGGTATTGGGGATTATCGCAGCTATTGCAGCGCCAAGTATCTTAACGCACTTAGCACGAATGGAGGCGCAACGGGTCAAGCATCAGTTAGAGAACACTTTATCCTTAGCAAAGGCCGAAAGTTATATAAGTCGACAGGATGTCTTAGTTTGTTTATCGAATGATGCACAGCAATGTCATAGGAACAGTGATAAAACGCTTCTACTATTCGTAGATAAAAACAACAACAAGCATTTTGATCCTCAAGTAGACACCTTATTAACTCAGCAATCTTTAGACCTGAAATATAGTACGGTGAAATTAAGAGTTGGCGGTAGGCGTCACTATACTAAATTTTGGGGTGATAGCGGCAGACCTCGAGGACACTTCGGTCATATAAAATACTGCCCTACCTCTTCTTATAACAAGTCAATGTACCAAATCTCTTTCAACCAATCCGGTATCGTCAAACATAAACTTAACGTAGACCATCCTACGAAATGTAATGGGTAA
- the typA gene encoding translational GTPase TypA → MANDIKHLRNIAIIAHVDHGKTTLVDKLLHQSGTFGDRANIAERAMDSGDIEQERGITILAKNTAIRWTDKTSETEYRINIVDTPGHADFGGEVERVMSMVDCVLLVVDAVDGPMPQTRFVTQKAFEQGLKPIVVINKIDRPGSRPDWVMDQIFDLFDNLGANDEQLDFPVVYASALNGIAGLEADDLADDMTPLFKTIVDVVQPPQVDADAPFRMQISSLDYNSFVGVIGIGRIQRGKVKLNTPVTVIDKHGKTRNGRILKIMGYHGLDRIDVEDAQAGDIVCITGIDALNISDTICDPNNVEALPALTVDQPTVSMNFQVNNSPFAGREGKFVTSRNIRERLERELIHNVALRVEDTESPDKFKVSGRGELHLSVLIENMRREGFELGVSGPEVIVKEVDGKLQEPYENVVFDIEEEHQGSIMEQVGLRKGEMTNMELDGKGRMRIEATIPARGLIGFRSEFLTLTSGSGIMTSSFSHYGPQKIGDVGGRSNGVLVSMANGTCLGFALFNLQKRGKLFAEPQLEVYEGMIVGLNSRNDDMTVNPTTAKQLTNVRASGTDEALTLTPAVKFTLEQALEFIQDDELVEVTPKAVRIRKRYLTESERKRHGRGKKGA, encoded by the coding sequence ATGGCGAACGATATCAAACACCTGCGTAACATTGCAATTATTGCCCACGTTGACCACGGTAAGACAACTTTGGTTGATAAGTTATTACATCAGTCTGGTACTTTTGGCGACCGTGCAAACATTGCTGAGCGTGCAATGGACTCAGGTGATATTGAGCAAGAACGTGGTATTACCATTTTGGCTAAAAACACAGCTATCCGCTGGACAGATAAAACTTCAGAAACTGAATACCGTATCAACATTGTTGACACCCCAGGTCACGCCGATTTCGGTGGTGAAGTTGAGCGTGTAATGTCTATGGTTGACTGCGTACTTTTGGTTGTTGACGCTGTTGATGGCCCAATGCCTCAGACTCGTTTTGTGACGCAAAAAGCATTCGAACAAGGTCTAAAGCCGATCGTTGTTATTAACAAAATCGATCGTCCTGGCTCACGTCCTGACTGGGTAATGGATCAAATCTTTGATTTGTTTGACAACCTGGGTGCAAACGATGAGCAGCTTGATTTCCCAGTTGTTTATGCTTCAGCATTGAATGGTATCGCAGGTCTAGAAGCAGATGATTTAGCTGACGACATGACCCCATTGTTCAAAACTATCGTTGACGTTGTTCAGCCTCCACAGGTTGATGCTGACGCTCCGTTCCGTATGCAAATCTCAAGCCTTGACTACAACAGCTTTGTTGGTGTAATCGGTATTGGCCGTATTCAGCGTGGTAAAGTTAAACTTAACACGCCAGTAACTGTTATTGATAAGCATGGCAAAACGCGTAACGGCCGTATCTTAAAAATCATGGGCTACCATGGTCTTGACCGTATTGACGTTGAAGATGCACAAGCCGGTGATATCGTTTGTATCACAGGTATCGATGCGCTAAACATCTCTGATACTATTTGTGATCCTAACAACGTTGAAGCACTACCAGCATTAACGGTAGATCAACCTACAGTATCTATGAACTTCCAAGTAAACAATTCACCATTTGCTGGTCGTGAAGGTAAGTTTGTGACTTCACGTAACATTCGTGAGCGTCTTGAGCGTGAATTGATTCACAACGTAGCATTGCGTGTAGAAGACACTGAGTCTCCTGACAAATTTAAAGTATCAGGCCGTGGTGAGCTTCATTTATCAGTACTTATCGAAAACATGCGCCGTGAAGGTTTTGAGCTAGGTGTTTCTGGCCCAGAAGTTATCGTTAAAGAAGTTGATGGTAAGCTACAAGAGCCGTATGAAAACGTTGTCTTCGATATCGAAGAAGAGCATCAAGGTTCTATCATGGAGCAAGTTGGTCTACGCAAAGGCGAGATGACTAATATGGAGTTGGACGGTAAAGGCCGTATGCGTATCGAGGCGACCATACCAGCGCGTGGCTTGATCGGTTTCCGTTCTGAGTTCCTAACCCTGACTTCAGGTAGTGGTATCATGACCTCGAGCTTCTCACATTACGGTCCACAGAAGATCGGTGATGTTGGTGGTCGTTCTAACGGCGTATTGGTTTCTATGGCAAATGGTACTTGCCTAGGTTTTGCTCTATTTAACCTACAGAAACGTGGTAAGTTGTTTGCTGAGCCACAGCTTGAAGTTTATGAAGGTATGATTGTTGGTCTTAACTCTCGTAACGATGATATGACTGTTAACCCAACGACTGCTAAACAGCTAACCAACGTACGTGCTAGTGGTACTGACGAAGCATTGACGTTGACGCCAGCAGTGAAATTCACTCTTGAGCAAGCGCTTGAATTTATTCAAGACGATGAGCTAGTCGAAGTAACGCCAAAAGCGGTACGTATTCGTAAGCGCTACTTGACTGAAAGTGAGCGTAAGCGTCATGGCCGTGGTAAGAAAGGTGCTTAA